The genomic region ATTTCGAAGCGCCCGTATTGCCACTGGTGCAGTCCGGATGTTTTGAGGCTCGCGGCGGTGTAGTCGATGGCTTCCCGCTTTTCCCGCCAGTTCTGGCTGCCGGATTTATAGTTCGGATTAGGTTTGCGCTCTTTCCGGCCCTCGATTATCAGCTTTCCCCGGCGGACATACGCATTCTCGGGCTGGTACCACTGCAATTCGTTGTTGCGGACAAAGCCTTTTTCAAACGCCCAGTTTTTGGGATCCGGTGCGCCTTTCCGGTTGAATTCGTCGGCCCAGACGAGTTTGTAGGCCGGGTCAGTGGATTGGGCGAACGCCTGATTTGCCGTCACAAAAAGAAACAGCCCGAGAGCAGGAAACAGAAATGCTTTCTTCATACGAATTGGAGAGCGGCCTGTGGGGACGCAGGCCGCGGGAACGGTGTTAGAGAACAAAAGAGAGAAAGGTGTCCTGATTTACCATTGTAAAAGTGGAGCCCGGGTAGTTCGCCGTCCACGAAGGAGGAACTTTTGCCTTCTTAGAACCATACTTGAATTCAAAACCCGAAAGTTGCCCGTTTGCCTCTTCCACATAATCCAGTTCGGCACCCGTGTAGGTTCGCCAGAAGTAAGCGTTGGCAAACTGGGCCGTATAGGCGTTTCGTTTGCGCCGTTCCGTAACCAGAAAGTTTTCCCACAAGGCTCCGACATCATTCCGCAGGTCCAGCGGCTGAAAATTATCAATCAGGACGTTTCGGATGCCCAGGTCGTAAAAGTAGATTTTGTCCATTTTACTGACCTCCTTCCGAAGATTCCGGCTAAAGCCCGACAACCGGAAGAGGACAAAGGCTTTTTCGAGCAGGTCGATGTAGGTGTTGACGGTTTCCTTGCTCATTCCCAGCGTATTGCCAAGCTCGGCAGGCGATATTTCGGACCCAACCTGAAAGGCAAGCAGTTGCAACAGCTTTCGAAGGCGGTCGGCATACCGTAAGGACGCCATTTCAAGTACATCTTTGTACAGATAAGCTGACGACAGTTCGCGCAGGTACTGTATTTTGTTGGTCTCTCCGGGCTGCTGCAAGGTGTCGGGGTAAGACCCGAACCGCAGCAACTCGGGCAGTCGTTGCTGCAACTCAAAGCCGTTTTGCTGTTGCCTCAGTTCGCCTACTGAAACAGGAAAAAGTTCGTACGTCCACGTCCGTCCGGTAAGCGGTTCTTTTGTGCGGTTAGCAAGCTCAAAGGAAGACGACCCGGTCGCAATGATTTTCAGGTTCGGCAGGGCATCGTGCAGAATCTTTAGATTCAAGCCAATATCCGGAACACGCTGCGCTTCATCAATGAACAGCAGTTCGTATCCCTCCACCAGAAGCTGCATTTGCGTCAGGTCACGCGAGGAAAGGAGTGTTTGGTAACGCAGTTCGTCGGCACTGACCGAAAGTGACCGATGCGGCAACGTTTTGAGAAGTTCTTTTACCAACGTGGTCTTTCCCGCCTGCCTTGGTCCGTACAGAATGATGATTTTACTCGATTCAAGCAGTCGCTCCCGGAGGGTATCAGTTAGTATCCGATGGATCATAAAAACGAATTCGCTGATTTAGCGTGAAATTAGCGAATAAGCTTTCTAATTTCACGCTAAATCAGCGAATCCATTAATAGATTTATCCCAGAATCTTCATCGCTACCGGGTCCCAGCCGACGACTTTCTTCTGAGCGTAGCTCATGTTGCCGCACTGCGTCGGGCCGCAGGCGCGGAGGCCGAAGGTG from Tellurirhabdus rosea harbors:
- a CDS encoding ATP-binding protein — encoded protein: MIHRILTDTLRERLLESSKIIILYGPRQAGKTTLVKELLKTLPHRSLSVSADELRYQTLLSSRDLTQMQLLVEGYELLFIDEAQRVPDIGLNLKILHDALPNLKIIATGSSSFELANRTKEPLTGRTWTYELFPVSVGELRQQQNGFELQQRLPELLRFGSYPDTLQQPGETNKIQYLRELSSAYLYKDVLEMASLRYADRLRKLLQLLAFQVGSEISPAELGNTLGMSKETVNTYIDLLEKAFVLFRLSGFSRNLRKEVSKMDKIYFYDLGIRNVLIDNFQPLDLRNDVGALWENFLVTERRKRNAYTAQFANAYFWRTYTGAELDYVEEANGQLSGFEFKYGSKKAKVPPSWTANYPGSTFTMVNQDTFLSFVL